Proteins from a genomic interval of Papaver somniferum cultivar HN1 chromosome 4, ASM357369v1, whole genome shotgun sequence:
- the LOC113272661 gene encoding uncharacterized protein LOC113272661: MAGRLNLLETQNSGKLPSQPINSRETVNVVTLRSGTRTVQPEDAEKSKDPKGPVLEKEIIDSSQTDEVPKTNSKPLVSTYVPPLPFPGRFANKNVEQDKEILDVLKTIHVNIPLIDAIRQVPKYARVLKDLCTKKKRLTGNEVMSVGGNVSAILQKKLPPKCKDTGSFDIPVVIGNKRFGKAMLDLGASVNVMPASIYESLNLGPLKETRIVLELADRSNVYPRGNIEDVLVQVNQLIVPADFVVLEMDSGSDASIPLLLGRPFMKTAKTVIDVDNGTLTMEFDDEKICFNIFGAMRYPSDVYSDFHANVVELWRTNGDGKYDAAAVYRGDAAAGDRSVLSVGDEEKLKFEMSNGVGDEMLECDREARDKTRDEICWMMNPGYCWCCLELESGGLEFAGMMTLRCYGAVNSIKQRE, encoded by the exons ATGGCAGGTAGGTTGAACCTTTTGGAGACGcagaatagtgggaaactcccttctcaacctattaattcTAGAGAAACTGTTAATGTTGTgacattgagaagtggtacacgaaCTGTGCAACCAGAAGATGCTGAGAAAAGCAAAGACCCCAAGGGGCCGGTTTTGGAGAAAGAGATTATTGACTCTTCCCAAACCGATGAGGTACCTAAAACAAACTCTAAACCTCTTGTTtcaacttatgttcctcctttaccgtTTCCTGGCAGGTTTGCTAACAAAAATGTGGAACAAGACAAAGAGATTTTAGATGTACTCAAAACAATTCATGTGAATATCCCGCtgatagatgcaattaggcaggtaCCTAAGTACGCAAGAGTTTTGAAAGACCTATGCACCAAGAAGAAAAGATTAACCGGTAATGAGGTGATGAGTGTGGGGGGAAACGTTTCTGCTATCCTCCAAAAGAAACTTCCACCTAAATGCAAGGATACAGGTAGTTTCGATATACCTGTTGTGATTGGTAATAAAAGGTTTGGAAAAGCTATGCTTGATTTAGGAGCATCAGTTAATGTTATGCCCGCATCTATTTATGAGTCTTTGAATTTGGGTCCTTTGAAAGAAACCCGTATTGTTCTTGAACTAGCTGATCGTTCTAATGTTTACCCTAGAGGTAATATTGAAGATGTGCTTGTGCAGGTGAATCAACTCATAGTTCCAGCTGATTTCGTTGTATTGGAAATGGATAGCGGGTCAGATGCATCTATACCGCTGTTATTGGGGAGGCCTTTCATGAAAACGGCCAAAACCGTTATTGATGTTGACAACGGAactctcactatggaatttgatgatGAAAAGATTTGCTTCAATATTTTTGGAGCAATGCGGTATCCTAGCGATGTTTATTCGGATTTTCATGCTAATGTC GTGGAGCTGTGGAGAACTAAcggtgatggaaaatatgatgctGCTGCCGTATACAGAGGAGATGCTGCTGCTGGTGATCGATCGGTGCTGT CCGTGGGTGATGAAGAAAAACTCAAATTCGAGATGAGCAATGGTGTTGGTGACGAGATGTTGGAGTGTGATAGAGAAGCTCGAGATAAAACAAGGGATGAAATCTGTTGGATGATGAATCCAGGGTATTGTTGGTGCTGCTTGG AACTCGAGAGCGGTGGACTTGAGTTTGCTGGAATGATGACGCTGCGATGCTATGGTGCTGTGAACTCGATAAAGCAAAGAGAGTGA